The Medicago truncatula cultivar Jemalong A17 chromosome 7, MtrunA17r5.0-ANR, whole genome shotgun sequence genome includes the window GCCCTAATCatatattgatttattataGATTACTAAGGATATTGTGATGAGCTTTACATTATCAACAAATACAGACAAGATGCCCTTGTTTGCAATTAGACAGGTACAATGCAAGATCAGAATCAGTTCAAAAGTGTCTACCATATCCAGTCTCTGTTGTTGCCAAATCTAATCTGGGATCAACTCAAATAAAGGTCGAGGTGCTTTGTGAGCTCAATTTACATATACTTGAAACTTATAAAATTCAATTCGAAGGtcacaaattttttaatatataaatctactatatcattaattcataattcaaaatcttaaacaacataattGCTGCCGTAACCTACTGTTCTTTTCATCTATCctttttatttgtcaaattGTCATTCTTTAAATTGAGGAATGACACTTCAGCGATTTtatatttagccaaataaatgAGGCAGgaaaagaaaatgttgtttGATTCCATAAGAAGTGCATATACTTCATGATTGTCACAGGGTCATTTGATCAATTAATAAAAACCatcaagcaaagaagaaacATTAAAACGACTGCTACCAAACTCCCCTTCGCTTTCCTCCAACAAGCATTGGAGCAGAACCACAAGAAAAGTTAAAGATAATCCTAATATGGATTATCCTAAACTACTCCAAAAGTTGGTGAAACAGTCAGATTCAAGATTTAATAACTGGGAATCTATTTACAATTAAATGGCACTATAATGACGGACTCTACAATATACAAGGCCTTAGAATCTCACCCAGGGCCCTCTGTTGGATTTCACTACTAGtaaaagttaagaaaatattataactTTGATACATTCAAACACATTGCAACCAGCATGCATCATTTTATGAAAGAAAAGGATGAAATACGGGCATCTCATGAATTAGCTGCAAAATGGTTAAATATTGTCTCAAGAGTTGATTGGCTGAGGCTGTACTCTGCAATCCCTAACTTATCTCTGCAAAAGTGGTAGAATTTATTAGCTTTGTTTAACAAGATTGtggaagataaaaaaaacatgtatttgtACTTTACCTGCTTGCTTCCAGAAGTCCAAAAACATCTGCCAGGGAAAAGTCCTCATCACAAGGTAACTGCGGCAAAGAATCAAATGAATTATTATCTGCACAGCAAAATAATGTCCAGATACATTATACGCCGTATGCACATACATATGTATGTTCTGCCCATGGAAGAACATCGACCAACTAAAGATATGTTTGACATTACTGAACATAAAGGCCAACTCTAAGAGTGATTTGGTCCCAAAGGTGAACAAAGTGTGTAGATTGAGGAAGGCTTTACATCTGTAGCCGATGaaaaggagagaagaaccaagaagaGATTTTCACAACTGTTTTGTTTGTTTCCCATAAAACCTAACAAATAAGTTAGAATGTCCAACTAGTCTACTttatattcaattcaatattaCACACGTGTACATTTAGACACGCCTTTCCAACCATAATGTGGAATTTAACATAAAACTAATGTGCTAACTCAAAAGTACCTGGTATCTGATGCTTAAACCATTGTATCCCTGGCATTTTGCTCCACGAAATGAACAGagaataaatgagtcaatttctGAGAATTTTTGTTTGGACAACCACCACTCAGAAAACACGGGCAATGGAATACCACCTAGATTACCAACAGAGTAGAAAAGGGGGAATTAATACCAGAATAGCATTCATGCATTTtagttgaaataaaaaagagaaatatgCCATCATCATACGCTAACAGCTCTCTGGGGGGAGGGATGTCTATATGGTTTATGCATGCTAGAAGTAATTGACTATCAATTTATTGATTCAAtacacaatttaaaaaataaccgTATATGTAGCACCATGTAAAAGAATAAGCTTGTAACCACTGAATTTACATattaaacacaataaaaaattggTCAGTACGGGGCACATGTCCTTTTTCAGATATACAAACACATTTTTCGATgagaaaattaactttttgatttgtttttataatacTAAGAATAAGAATCAAGCTTTGAAAGGAAGGTTTATACATACCATCTCGAAGTAATTGTTCGGACAACTGTTCCTGAGAGGCCCCATCATAGACAGGTGTACAGCACGTTAGAGTTTTTACTCTTTCTTCGTTGCCAAGCCAGCGTCCAATTAAGCCTATCATCTCTGATGTCAAGCTAATTTCTGCAATGGAGGTATTTCCTGAGGTGACGGAATCAGCACCCCCAATGCAAATTTCAAGGTCATTAAGTAAGCTTCTAGGTTGAGAAGGGACATCAAAAAGTATTTCCTGAATAGTTTGGCAGAGTGTTTGCAAGTCCACAGAGCTCACTTCAGTAGGTTTTACCTGGAAACAGCGAAACTAAGAATTACATATTTGAAGGTAAAAACAAGGAAGCGCAAAGAAAATGTGCCTCTTGTTGTCATAACCATAAATACCTCTAGTTCTAGATGATTGCCAAATCTTGTTTTTAGATGCTGCGGACTTCCAATGCATCTTAGTTGTCCACCAACCTTTagaaaaaacaatacaaattgaTCAGTATATATATGTGGGTGCATGCTGCAGCTTCAAGAatgtaaagaaaaaagaaaataagcttGTACCATAATCCCTATTCTGGTGCACAAGGCTTGAGCTTCATTCATGCTATGGGTAGTAAGAATAACTGCAGTCTTGCCTCGTCTAGTTGAGATTCTAGATATTACATCCCACATGAACCTTTTTGCAATGGGATCCATTCCTGAGGGAAGCATAAAATATTAGATCTGACAGGTAATAGCTATGCAAGTCATCAAGCATAAGCAAATGTGAAATATCTTTGACATAGCTAATCTACATGCAGTTTCAGAAACTAATTTGTTTCAAATGAGAGATCCAGCTACTTTGGGTCGCAACTCACTAAACCAAAACAAGGCCAATAATTGGATGCAGGCCCCTTCAATTCAAACTTCACCAGTAATGATACATTATGAACAAAGGAATTATGCAGACactactttaaaacaaaattttgatcaGAGAATTGAAGGCAACAATTACTGAATCCTAGACCACTTGGTGAGCTGGGTTTTCATCACATGTAAGGAAAACCAAATGAACTAAAAGATTAGGCTTTTAAAACATGGCCCTTAAAGTGTTTTTCGAAActctaaaattaaaatggatAAAGGCATTTTCATGATGTTCAAAGAAATATGATAATTTGACATAACTACCTGTGGACGGCTCATCAAGAATGACAATAGGAGGATCTCCAATCATTGCAATTGCAACAGATAGTTTTCTTTTATTCCCTCCACTAAGTGAAAATGATGGTTTATTAGCATGCTTCAATAAGTCAAACTCCACCAGCTTTTCCATAACAACCTGTCAAACTTATTATTGTCAATTGTTGAAAATATGTAATAATTAGGATCTTTGTAATTATTGTATAGTTTATTTTATCAGTTGTGCTATTTGAATAACTAAAATTTGACAACATTTGCAACAACAATCTAAGTGGTTAACACAGTTCAAGTAGGTGATTAATTACGTTCAGTAGATAGTTAATGGATATACTATGTGtcaaaactcattaaccatCATCAACATAACTTCATTAACCACAACAACTTTCTGTTGTTCAAATATATATGGAATTTAAGGAAACATATTGGTCAATTTATATAATttgcaaataaataataatggaGTTTTTCTTCGTAGGCCTCATGTACATTTGGTTATGACCAAcacaaatattgatattttggtgAAGAAATCGGATTTAAGAATAAACTTCCTGTCAGCATCATGTTAtgtttgtttaaatatttatgaaaataaattttcagaGGTTCAGAAGAGGACCCTTACCCACAACTCCTTTTGACTAGGGTACTTCAATCATTTTCTATTTCTGTAAGTTTTTACACTGTATAAGTAAGTTAAATGTCTGTATGGGTTGCTATTTCTAGGCCTTTCCATTCATAATCATTTAGGCCACAAACAAGATGGAAATGTAAtgcttttcttatttttaagatttgtggtttaaattgtaaaatgATTAGCTATCCCATGCACAAAAGAACGGTATAGGCATAAATAACCCTGATGAAGATAAGCACTAATGTAACCAGAAACTTCTTACACATACATTGTCTATTGTGTAGTCTGGAACACTTTTTATTCTAGCATAGAGCTCAAGATGCTCTTTGACAGTTAAGAATTCCAACAGAGCATCAAATTGTGGACAATATCCAATCTGGAAGTGCaaatcaagataaaaaaaagtaagagtCTGATGGATTTAGGTAAAATTTCAATCTATGATTGTGCGTTTTTATTTGTGGgggggaagaagaaaaataagcatACATATTTACGAGCAGCCTTGGGATGGGAACATATGTCTTTGCCAAAAATAAAAGCAGTCCCATCAGAAGGAGATTCTTCCCCTGTacagaaacaaaaaacacaagatTTAGCAGTCAGCCCATAAGAAGCAGAGAGAAAGGTATCCAATTTTGAGCAATCATAActacaaaaaacattttttcctGGGATAATTTGTTTAAGATTTGTCACGAGTTTTGCCTAATTCCATAACTCACCGCCTTTGCTTTGTCTAAATTAGAAGCTTGAGCTTACGAAGCAAATAAACACAAAACATATATTCACAAGAGAAGAAAAGGGTGAACAaagtaacattttcctttatgAAATAAGTAAATTATTCTTTAACAATGCAGATTTTAATAGGATTTTAGAAAATAAGTTTGCCAGCCAAAACATTAGCATgcccaaaaatatgatataccGCATAACATGGAAAGCGTTGTGGTCTTTCCAGCTCCATTTGTTcctaaaaaaccaaaacattctCCTTCCTGAACTGAGAAGGTTAATGAATCTACTGCAACCTTTTTCCCATGATTCTTCTCTTCAGAATACACCTTCAATTCAGAAAAGAAATCGCCATAGTAATCACAAAACAATACTTTCAATGAAAAAACAAGTTGAAGAAAACAATCCTGGGAAATACCTTGCGAAGATTGCGCAAGTAGATAATGGCATTGTCAATGGAACCTGAAAGTACTCTATTCCTTTCTGTTTTCACATCCACGTCTTCATTGAGGTCCGTAACAAAAGTTTCTGGGGAAGATTCTAATAAAGGTTCCAGATAACTAGTATTATGTGGGAAGATATTAATTTTCCCCCACCACTTCTTGATCTTGAATGGAGTTAATTTGAGCGAAGGATATATTTCAAGCCCGAgtgtcaataaaaaataaatgaagctCTGTGATACAAAAGAAAATGGGATTAGATAGAGCAAAATATTTTTGTCCAAATATCTGTGTaaatgtgttttgttttatacTATCACTAATGAAATACTACTCAAAATAATATCTTCCTGTCTTTGCAGTTTTAAACTTCGAAAGTTAGAATATCAATAATAAGAAACTAAATAGAGGAAAAATTAGATGAAAAGACTTGGACCTCGACAGCAAGATAACAGATGGAGGCACCCGTAACATTCCAGTCATACACTCCATCACTTGTTTTATCTTTCATTCCTTGCCGCAGAAGAGCTAATGAAGCAAGACCGTCGGCAAAACAAAATCCAGGAGATATTCTGAAAAAGTTCTgatgaagaacataaaatattaagaaagaaaaaaaaaaaactttggtgAACCACAGTAACAAACAAAGAGCAATTCAAGCAGCTAAACAGTAATTGCATATCATTGCAAACAGTATTTCTTTACTTAATAAAGATGTACAATctaattgaaaatataatatttggcATTTCTCTTAGTCCTCTGAATATGATTCTCAGGGACAGCCCACAAATGAGACCACTGactaacttaaaaatttcaaacccATTTCTTATCACATGGGACAGAAAGTAACTAGTAGGTTATCAGTATCCACTTATAATGGAATTGTACGAAAAAGTAATATTCAAGTATGATGTATGTTTCATTGAAAATAGGAGCACTTTAAGTTTTAGGTTAATGTATGTTTAGATTCATGTCTTTAGGGAGTTGGACCTGCATGTATTTCTCCTTGTAAACATAACATGTTATTAATAATGGAGTCTAAATAAATAACATGGTTGCTGAGTTCTTTACTCACTCAAGCACATTCAGAAAAATTCTTCTCCCTATTTTCACAAGAGTCATTCGAAGATAAAGCAGCAAGTGGTAAAAGTAATACAGAGTTACGGGAACACAATGGGAGCTAAAAAGATGAAagcaatttgatttttaatttttagaattagTTCCTAAAATGTTCTACCTTTGTTTTTAGTGTTTAGGCAAAACACTAGCTTGAGTAAGGGCATAAAATCCATGCCTATAACACGTGTGAAAAATAACTTTGGTGTACCTTAAGAAAAGAATTGGCACTTATTGTGGATGGGAGGAGCCCCATAATGAATGAGATAACCATTAGTATCAATCCAGAAAAAAAGTGGACCAGGAGAACCACGTTCTGTCAGACAAGTCAATATCTTAGCATTTATAAGATtgataaacaaacaaatgaaaaattgcAAGTCCGTATGTAAGGCATACCTGTGCCACGGTAtggtcaaaaaagaaaaatgtaaggCAATAAGTCGATGATGCAATTGCAAGTCCGTATTCCAAAAGCATGATAATTGTTGGTATCAAAGAAACTCCTCCAACAAACTGATCTAGACCTATAACAGTATTCAATAGGCAAGTGTTATCATTGAAAACTATTATACTGTAAAACAAAATCCATTAAAAGGCTAAGGCTTGGTTGTATTGTGTGGTAAATCAAGAATCACATATTTATCGTTTCTAACCAGTCATATATCCTATCAACCACTTGAGAAAAACTATGGGGGAAAACAACATGAAAAAGAAAGAGGTAAAGAGTACAGACACTAATATGCTTCTACAGACTAGATAAACCTAATGGGCCTTGTTAATGctgaatttaattattaatcataattaaataatataaaaccaATTTACAACAATCAGTAAAAATGAATTGTAAACATACCAAAGATGTAAAAGAGAACAATGGCAAAAGAGGCAGGAAACAAGAAGCTCACGAAGTCCCAAATAAATGTAGAGATCCAGTATGAAAGGACAGAAACCTGGTTAGGAAGACCAGCATTAGATTTATATTCAAAATGAGGAATGAAAATCATATGCTGAATGTagtttcttttaacaaaaagaATACCCCACTGATTAGTTGTTGGTGCTTAGCTTTCACTTCACGTTCCTGCACCAATCAAGAGTTTATAAATATTTAGTCTAAGCGACTAGCAGTCTGATAATGTCATTAGTTTTGGACAATCTTGTAGCAGGAAGTTTCTAGAAAATTGTTGacgtttaaaatgaaaaatatagacATCTTAAAGTAAGggaaattttcgaaaaaatgaAACTACTGTATGTATCTAAGATTGCAATGACAAAAACGTGAGTGGATCCTCAATAAAACAGTGGCAAGCAGGTTTAAGTTATAATAGAAGGAAGAGTGACTCAAAGTAAGAAACTATCAAAGAACAAAACACCCAGTCAGCAGTcttgatataaaaaaatgtgGAGTCACATGAGATGACAGAAAAAAACAGTATAAGGCTATATACAGCCCCATAAATGTATCTGATGTTTCCCTAAATAGAAAAGGTGCAACTGAACAGAAAAAACATGTCTTTTGCAAAGAAAATGAAGGATGATTTAATACACAGACATACTTTCCTGATTCTCATTTGTAAACTTCTTTAGGACAAAGAAATGAACTTAAAAATGTCGAACTGGAAGCAGTGTAACACAACTCACCTTAACAATTGAAACAGCAAATGAAGCAGGAATGAAAGAGAAGGCTATATTGACAATGATAGCAGCAGAGAAGGCATCCAGGTCCTACAATATTTCATATGCAGCTTATCAAATCATTGATTTTCTGAAGACCATGGAAGAGACCATATAACAAAACACTGATACAAGGCATTGCACCTTATTATGTCATTTATATGTTAAAATATGCATTGAGAATTTGGACTATAAGCCTAATCAATCCCAAAAGCTAACATTAGAGATGAGTATTGCTCAAACCTTGCAAAGACCCATTTGGTCATATGTCTAGTCAACGTGGGATTTCAACACACTTGCTCATGATTGAACATATAAAGTATAGACAAATATGGGTGGTCAAGTAACAAAGATCTTAACACCCCCCTCACACTCACTATTGGACATCTAGAGCATGGACAAATATGGGTGGTCCAATAACATATCTAGGATAGGCTCCGATGCGATTTTAGAATTTTGACTTGATATCTAATTCGACCCCAAAAGCTAGCTAGCTCTAGTCGGCGTGAGATTTCAACAAGATTAGAATAACATGAAATACAAATCAATAGCAATATAATAAGGTGCTGTACAATAAATCTCAAAGTATAAAATAAGGATCATGCATCATGATGCTTTtgtcaaataacaaaaaaaactgttaGCATACATGGCGTTGTAAGTGCTGGCTTTGTGTCATTGGTAGAGGGTGGTTGCGTGTCTGAATTGTCGCATTCACATTATGAGTAGCAAGCCTAAGAATCGCCGAATTCATCAAATTGATAAAGGTGGGAGCAGCATGTTGACAAGAAAAGTTATGTAATACAGTGTAGCCTAAACTTCCATCGGTGTTCTGATCATCCATCACAATTGCCCCATACCTGCATATCAAAATACACTGCAATGAAGTAAACTGTATTGTCGTTATCATAAGATAAggtttatttttagtttttttttttatgaattgactagtaatataataaaatcagGTTAATCTCAGTGAGTTCTCTACACTTGATAAACTAGTTTGGTTTTCTTTTCCTCTCTTTTGCAATCTACTCTTGTTTCCAAATGGATCTGGATCTCCTTTTATAATACAtcagaaagagagaaaaaaaatggacaGATATTTTAATCTCATCCTCATGGATGCCCCGATACCAATATGGATccaattgataaaaatagcAGTATTTGTGAGTTGAGCTACAAGCAAAAACTTTCCATAtgctaataattttttaattgcttGACAGTTAAAAGATGGAAACTAAGAATGAAATAGAGTTTCAGATTTTCACACCTAGATTGGTAGGATTCATTAAAGCTAGACATCAAATATTCACTCATGTTAAGTAGAGCAGGTCCCAAAGCTGGCCCTGCTGCTTCCACTGCATCAACTAATGCCTTTTCTGAATTGGGGAATTTGTATGAGCTTGAGTTACACCTTTGAATCCAACCTCCTTTAACATTTTGTGCTACCTTCATAATAATAGAAATTCCAGTAAAAGTCCATCAGGATACACCGGAGTGCATTTTTAAGCAGCAGTAAGTCTAAGACTACAGAGAAAAGGTAAAACATGAAGACAGCATGAAAACATGATTCAACAATCAGTGACGAACCTCTTCAGCAATTGGAAAAGATAGGTTAAACGGAATTGGACCACCCCCACCCCCACCGCTCAATAGAGGATTAAAATAAGAAGTTGAAAGAGTCAGTGAAATCTGATCAGGATGCGGCTTGAGCTCCAGAAATAGAAGACCAATAAACAAGAAGATAGCAGGAATCATTAActgaaaaataattgttttgtgATCTCTCCGTGCAGATATCGCCCTCTTAATAATTAAGGCTTTCGAGTGTTGCCAAAAAGTGGACGTAGTAATGAGACAACAGCTACAACACTGTAGGCTTATGAAGTTGACAAAGCTAATAACTGTAGCAAAAATTAAACCACAAGCTCTCCCCACCATGGTAGACATGAAACCAAGAATCTTCTTGTAATTTCCACAAACTttataataacatatttttgtgGATGGACGATCATTAGAAGGAAGAGAAACCACAGCTTCTGATATAAGCGAACGGTTATTTTCTTCAAAGCATTCATCTTCATCATAGTCACATCCAGCAACTCTCAAGAATACCTCCTCCAAGGTTGTTACAGATATACCATAGCTTTCAATACCGTGACTGTCTTTTTCACAATTGCCGCTTATTTCCATGCTCGAAACAGGCTTTTTCATACAACTTTCAATTTCCCTGAACATCCTCTCAAAGGTTGAGGAGGATGCCATAGGGAGTCTGAAGGAAATTTCAGTTCCAACCTGGAAATGCAATATCCAATAAAACCAGATAAAATGTAATCAACTTAGAATCagaattcatttttaaattgagtTCAAACTTTATTATGCATGACCACAGGCATGCTAATGTTCAAATCCACtaaattgtataatttttacGGACCTCATAAGAAATGAGAGACAATAAAATCCTTCacaaaaataaatggaaagcTACAGCTTAATTTATAGCTACCCATGAACCACCAAAATTTTCATGACAATAAAATTGACAGGAGCAGCATGTTCAAGTCAAAAGCAATTATTTctctcaaaatttataaatgtaGCAAAACCAGATAAGTTATAGTTTCCAGTTTATGAGTTAATTTGTAACATGCTTAAAGCTTGGTAAACTCTTCTCGGATTTAGTGCAACACCGGCGCAGCCGCAAAAGGGACTCCGGATCCTGGTGCATTTGGTGGTATTTTTTGTGATCATTATGAGATTATTCTTGGATGTTTTGTAGTTAGTCTTGGGGTAACATGTGGGCTTCAAGCTGAGTTATTAGGTGATATGTTCGTTATAGAGCTTGCTCATGAGAAAGGGTGGCATTATCTTTGGCTTGAATATGACTATTGGATGTTAATAACAAAGCTTTGGATCATTATGAGACTATTCTTGGATGTTTTAAACGAAGGTTGAAGAAACACTAAAAGCACATGGTGGGCCTATCACAAGATCAAGAGCAAAGAAAGTTAAGGAAACTTTGGATCAAGAAGTTAATAACCTTCTCTTACTTAAGTCAATTCTAGAAGGAGAAGCATTCAAGATGGTCAAAGTAGATGAAAAGCCCAGTCATTATCTTTGCTTGCTTTTTGCTGCCTTTGAATGATAATTATATTTTCCCTCCTTAGAGTTGTGCCTTTTGTTGGGTTCTTAGGTCAACCTTCTTGGAAGGGcagttcttttttatttttcaaaggaGGACAACAAACCTTTGTTCATAAAGGCACACATAAACTATAGGAGAAATACCCATTTCCCACATTATCTAGAGAGCTACAGCCTGAGTTATGCTTGGACAATATCATATTTCAAGCATGTTTTGTGAGGTTGAATTGGGTCCAAAATGTAAACAGACTATTGCAGGAAAAAAGAACCCTCAAGGAACACTGCCACTGGATTTGGCTCATTCAAAGTGAATAGTTAGTAAAGTGGGAAAATAACCACTCATGATTTGTTATGCATGTACAGATAATATCAACCATTTATCGATGGTTGAAATTATTCACTTTACTCTCTAAAGTGAATTGCTCACTTTAGAGGAGCCTTGTCCACTACCACTATATGCCAATTTGAATTGTCTTGTACTCATGTCTACATTAACATTGACAAATAAATACACATACCAAGAGTTTGATAACATGCATCTAAATGAATTATACAGTGAGAGAAATACCTCACTTATACAGGTTGCTGTCGGAACATATCGGTATACAATATCACCAGCAATAGAAGCAGTAGGAGCAGACTAACGACACAGAAAGAAATCCAAATCAAAACAACCTTTTGATTATGAAACAGAAACTATAGGAATCAAAGAAAAGATGTTCAGGATCAGAACAAACCTTTACAAGAGTTAGAGTGTAACCGACTCCATAATGATGCTTCAAGAAAAGAGAGCTGTCAAAATGTCATAATAAAATAgtgtgagtgagtgagtgagtgagagagagagagagagagagagagagagagagagagagagtcgtATGTTACAGTTATATCAAGATTACTGGGAAAAAGGTTAATGAACTTTTCGCCTTGCTTATAGAAATCATGTTTCAATAACAAAAAACTAGGAACTTTAAAGGTTTTATGGATTTCCCTCAAGTTCAAAGATAAACTGAAGCATaaaattacatgaaatttaCGAATCTGAACAAAAGAGTGTGCTTGTATGCGCATGTGTGCACTTTGTTTAGGCTGTAGGCTTGTAGATCTAGTCAATATGGACCTTGGGCTTTTCTCCTATATTTTCTATGAATTTAAGAACAAAGGTTGGTTATCCtcatttgaaaaagaaagaaaaaaaatcaaagaaaaaatagaatggAATAGCTCTTCCAATTACATCTCACGTCCAATTAGAACTTTCCTCCGCAGTTCAATCAGTAACAATTCTCTAACTTTAGGTGGTTCTTCCGGAGGCCATCGCGGCAGTTTTGGCCGTGGCAAATGCCTCCCAATGTCAAGTGTATTTCAAGTTTAGCCACACAATTTCAGTGTGTTTGATCAGCAATATCAACCTAATTGCAACCCTTCGCTCTTGAACTTCACAGTTTTCAGCCTGGATTTCAACAGAGGTTCCAACGCCCAGCCAATTCACAGCTCATTACGCATGGGAATTTAACTGCTCCTCCTCAGCAATATCATTCTTAAGCTCCTATTTTCAGCAACCTTGTGCTACGCTTGCTAGCTAATCTGCGCA containing:
- the LOC11413324 gene encoding ABC transporter A family member 1 isoform X1 codes for the protein MGTASRQLKVMLRKNYLLKIRHPFVTAAEILLPAIVLMLLAAVRTQVDTQIHPAQSHIQKDMFVEVGKGVSPNFQQVLESLLDKREYLAFVPDTNETRMMIDVVSIKFPILKHVSIVYNDELELETYIRSDAYGTCNDVRNCSNPKIKGAVVFHEQGPQSFDYSIRLNHTWAFSGFPDVTTIMDTNGPFLNDLELGVSAVPTMQYSLSGFLTLQQMVDSFIIIIAQQHELNLSAETVNLPLLGFHDTDFSRKVPWTQFNPTNIRIAPFPTREYTDDQFQAIVKEVMGILYLLGFLYPVSRLISYSVFEKEQKIKEGLYMMGLNDSIFHLSWFVTYAFQFAISSAVITACTMDNIFKYSDKTLVFAYFFIFGLSAIMLSFFISTFFKRAKTAVAVGTLSFLGTFLPYYSVNDEGVSMILKVLASLLSPTAFALGSINFADYERAHVGLRWSNIWRESSGVNFSACLLMMILDTLLYCAIGLYFDKVLPREYGLRYPWNFIFKKDLWRKRSSSSKIKFTGKSSESEGNLLGRGIFNPALEAISLDMKQQELDGRCIQIRNLHKVYATKKGDCCAVNSLQLTLYENQILALLGHNGAGKSTTISMLVGLLPPTSGDALIFGKNIVSDIDEIRKVLGVCPQHDILFPELTVREHLELFAILKGVDEDTLESVVINMADEVGLADKINTVVRSLSGGMKRKLSLGIALIGNSKVIILDEPTSGMDPYSMRLTWQLIKKIKKGRIILLTTHSMDEADELGDRIAIMANGSLKCCGSSLFLKHHYGVGYTLTLVKSAPTASIAGDIVYRYVPTATCISEVGTEISFRLPMASSSTFERMFREIESCMKKPVSSMEISGNCEKDSHGIESYGISVTTLEEVFLRVAGCDYDEDECFEENNRSLISEAVVSLPSNDRPSTKICYYKVCGNYKKILGFMSTMVGRACGLIFATVISFVNFISLQCCSCCLITTSTFWQHSKALIIKRAISARRDHKTIIFQLMIPAIFLFIGLLFLELKPHPDQISLTLSTSYFNPLLSGGGGGGPIPFNLSFPIAEEVAQNVKGGWIQRCNSSSYKFPNSEKALVDAVEAAGPALGPALLNMSEYLMSSFNESYQSRYGAIVMDDQNTDGSLGYTVLHNFSCQHAAPTFINLMNSAILRLATHNVNATIQTRNHPLPMTQSQHLQRHDLDAFSAAIIVNIAFSFIPASFAVSIVKEREVKAKHQQLISGVSVLSYWISTFIWDFVSFLFPASFAIVLFYIFGLDQFVGGVSLIPTIIMLLEYGLAIASSTYCLTFFFFDHTVAQNVVLLVHFFSGLILMVISFIMGLLPSTISANSFLKNFFRISPGFCFADGLASLALLRQGMKDKTSDGVYDWNVTGASICYLAVESFIYFLLTLGLEIYPSLKLTPFKIKKWWGKINIFPHNTSYLEPLLESSPETFVTDLNEDVDVKTERNRVLSGSIDNAIIYLRNLRKVYSEEKNHGKKVAVDSLTFSVQEGECFGFLGTNGAGKTTTLSMLCGEESPSDGTAFIFGKDICSHPKAARKYIGYCPQFDALLEFLTVKEHLELYARIKSVPDYTIDNVVMEKLVEFDLLKHANKPSFSLSGGNKRKLSVAIAMIGDPPIVILDEPSTGMDPIAKRFMWDVISRISTRRGKTAVILTTHSMNEAQALCTRIGIMVGGQLRCIGSPQHLKTRFGNHLELEVKPTEVSSVDLQTLCQTIQEILFDVPSQPRSLLNDLEICIGGADSVTSGNTSIAEISLTSEMIGLIGRWLGNEERVKTLTCCTPVYDGASQEQLSEQLLRDGGIPLPVFSEWWLSKQKFSEIDSFILCSFRGAKCQGYNGLSIRYQLPCDEDFSLADVFGLLEASRDKLGIAEYSLSQSTLETIFNHFAANS